One window of Papaver somniferum cultivar HN1 chromosome 9, ASM357369v1, whole genome shotgun sequence genomic DNA carries:
- the LOC113311496 gene encoding serine/threonine-protein kinase prpf4B-like: MQAHVPTGNRQGQNRAHDRALDQDRSRTRNISLDHGRDRDRFRERNPDQNRIREKQLVIEDEAMDVDGENPQVRGNKDRVFGSPSRRNGDRHDMRDGRTATPSTEEELLLNRLNELEKENALLRLERENHPRLKSGNLNNHRGRSVWQHLGKRVSPQAANRNRKVIDLDRPVKNFLVTGDLPKRRPVRPRRAGTRPAATQ, encoded by the coding sequence ATGCAAGCCCATGTACCCACTGGAAACAGGCAGGGTCAAAATCGTGCTCATGACAGAGCCTTAGATCAAGATCGTTCTCGTACTCGTAACATATCCCTGGATCATGGACGAGATCGAGATCGTTTCCGTGAAAGAAATCCAGATCAGAACCGGATAAGAGAAAAACAACTGGTGATTGAAGACGAAGCGATGGATGTGGATGGGGAAAACCCACAAGTTCGAGGAAACAAAGATCGTGTATTCGGCAGTCCATCAAGGAGGAATGGCGATCGACATGACATGCGAGATGGACGCACCGCGACCCCTAGTACAGAGGAAGAACTGTTACTCAATCGGTTGAATGAGCTGGAGAAGGAGAACGCTCTCCTGAGGTTAGAACGTGAAAACCATCCTCGACTTAAGTCTGGTAATCTGAACAACCATAGGGGTAGGTCTGTATGGCAACATCTTGGAAAACGAGTTAGCCCGCAAGCTGCAAACCGAAATAGAAAAGTGATCGATCTTGATCGACCAGTGAAAAATTTCTTGGTCACTGGAGATCTGCCTAAGCGAAGGCCTGTACGACCTCGGCGAGCAGGGACCCGGCCAGCTGCAACTCAGTAG